A DNA window from Melioribacteraceae bacterium 4301-Me contains the following coding sequences:
- a CDS encoding IS110 family transposase, with protein sequence ADVPTKSKERRTKTDKVDSTKLARELSVGHLEGIYIPSSKAEALRTLVRLRRQLVSDQTRQKNRIKSLLLFLGYSVPEDIQTKHWSQRFIKALRDLDIEHEEAKATLNELLNNLNFIRSQLVEILKKIKEFIAKDPQADKTVRLLKTIPGIGSILAIILYSEIIDITRFKSLDELASCIGFSPAIYSSADKEINLGITKQQNKYIRNYLIEAAWTAIRKDPALQMAYGKLCQRMPPNKAIIRISKKLLNRIRTVWLNQQEYVTAIVK encoded by the coding sequence GGCTGATGTACCAACTAAAAGCAAGGAAAGAAGAACAAAAACTGATAAAGTTGATTCAACAAAATTAGCCAGAGAACTTAGTGTTGGACATTTAGAGGGCATATATATTCCTTCTTCGAAAGCTGAAGCCTTAAGAACCTTGGTAAGATTAAGAAGACAATTAGTAAGTGATCAAACCAGACAGAAAAACAGAATCAAATCATTGCTATTGTTTTTAGGATATTCAGTCCCGGAGGATATTCAAACCAAGCACTGGTCTCAAAGATTCATTAAGGCATTGAGGGACTTAGATATCGAACATGAGGAAGCTAAGGCTACATTAAATGAACTTCTGAACAATCTGAATTTTATACGCAGTCAATTGGTAGAAATACTAAAAAAGATAAAAGAATTTATAGCAAAAGATCCGCAAGCTGATAAAACAGTAAGATTACTAAAAACTATACCCGGCATAGGTTCTATTCTTGCTATTATTTTATACTCTGAAATTATTGACATTACCAGATTTAAGAGTTTGGACGAATTAGCAAGTTGTATCGGATTTTCTCCCGCAATATATTCATCAGCTGACAAAGAGATTAATCTTGGCATAACAAAACAGCAGAACAAATATATAAGAAATTATTTGATAGAAGCAGCATGGACAGCTATACGAAAAGACCCGGCTTTACAGATGGCTTATGGAAAACTTTGCCAGAGGATGCCGCCAAATAAAGCAATTATTAGAATAAGTAAAAAATTACTTAATAGAATAAGAACCGTTTGGCT